A window of Terriglobus sp. RCC_193 contains these coding sequences:
- a CDS encoding FmdB family zinc ribbon protein has protein sequence MPLYEYQCQNCSRTFEKRQKFSDPELTECPHCSGKLEKLISAPAVQFKGGGWYADLYSSSKGAKKSSGDTGAAATTTTASDSSSSSSNAPASAPSPAPSTSSSTTK, from the coding sequence ATGCCACTGTACGAATACCAATGTCAGAACTGCAGCCGCACGTTCGAAAAGCGGCAGAAGTTCTCTGATCCGGAATTGACCGAATGCCCGCACTGCAGCGGCAAGCTGGAAAAACTGATCTCTGCACCGGCGGTGCAGTTCAAGGGCGGCGGGTGGTATGCCGACCTTTACTCGTCGTCGAAGGGTGCGAAGAAATCCAGTGGAGACACGGGGGCGGCGGCAACCACCACCACCGCGTCGGACTCTTCTTCGTCGAGCAGCAATGCGCCTGCTTCTGCTCCATCGCCTGCGCCTTCCACGAGCAGCAGCACAACAAAGTAA
- a CDS encoding MarR family winged helix-turn-helix transcriptional regulator, with the protein MRKSKQENRDDAAKAISLTMKRLMTNMRLLLEAELESDGMTLAQLRMLNAVHEESDISSAELARTCYITPQSMQSLVVRAEREGWIKRSPSPRNRRILTTVLTPKGKKAYERAIELWAVLSHDMWAETKLEQMQELNAVLSAAVDRLQPRLDDLHQRQSAKRKSA; encoded by the coding sequence ATGCGGAAATCGAAACAGGAAAATCGCGACGATGCCGCAAAAGCCATTTCGCTGACCATGAAGCGGCTGATGACGAACATGCGCCTGCTGCTGGAAGCCGAGTTGGAGTCAGACGGCATGACCCTGGCGCAACTCCGCATGTTAAACGCTGTGCATGAAGAATCGGATATTTCCTCCGCAGAGCTGGCCCGCACCTGCTACATCACCCCGCAAAGTATGCAGAGTCTTGTGGTGCGCGCAGAGCGCGAAGGCTGGATCAAGCGCTCGCCTTCTCCCAGGAATCGCCGCATCCTCACTACCGTCCTCACGCCCAAAGGGAAAAAGGCGTACGAACGCGCCATTGAGCTTTGGGCAGTGCTCAGCCACGATATGTGGGCGGAAACAAAGCTGGAGCAGATGCAGGAGTTAAATGCCGTATTGAGCGCTGCCGTGGATCGCCTGCAACCGCGGCTGGACGACCTGCACCAACGCCAGTCCGCCAAGCGAAAATCCGCCTGA
- the serA gene encoding phosphoglycerate dehydrogenase, which produces MKIVLAEKVSPATLAVFQEEPSWKVVTADKITNLEAELADADALVVRSAVQVTAELLEHAPKLRVIGRAGVGVDNIDADAATKRGIVVMNTPGANAVAVAELTLGLMITMARQIPKANAALHNGKWEKKSLQGTELRGKTLGIVGLGRIGLEVARRARAFGMDLIGYDPFVAPVIARENGVTLVDIDTIFKGSDYLTLHVGLTPQTEGLINKHSIAIMKKGIRIVNCARGELIVDDALAEGLQDGTVGGAALDVFRQEPLKESPYFGINNIILTPHLGGSTDEAQEAIGIQLAEQVSAYLKDGVVQNAVNVPSLSREEYVEVAPYIDLAHRLGTFLGLATPGNLENMDIAYAGRIASGKTDLIRNAVISGVLNDSDVNNINATAIANERGIRVQEDKKEFASGGAGSVLKLTLHSAEGDASASATVLHGNAPRLLSLDGIDIEAPLTGTLLVFRNHDVPGVIGRIGTVIGEHGVNIANFALGRSVRSQRVPQGQAMAVVQIEASPEKVSELITALRKVDAIASVRTVELS; this is translated from the coding sequence ATGAAGATCGTACTTGCCGAGAAGGTTTCGCCCGCCACCCTAGCCGTCTTCCAGGAGGAACCAAGCTGGAAGGTTGTCACCGCAGACAAGATCACCAACCTGGAAGCTGAATTGGCCGATGCGGATGCGCTGGTTGTCCGCTCTGCCGTGCAGGTGACGGCGGAACTGCTGGAGCATGCGCCGAAATTGCGTGTGATTGGCCGCGCTGGTGTGGGCGTGGACAACATCGATGCGGACGCTGCCACCAAGCGGGGCATTGTGGTGATGAACACGCCCGGCGCGAATGCCGTGGCCGTGGCTGAGCTGACGCTGGGCCTGATGATCACCATGGCGCGCCAGATCCCCAAGGCAAACGCCGCACTGCACAACGGCAAGTGGGAAAAGAAGTCGCTGCAGGGCACCGAACTGCGCGGCAAGACGCTGGGCATTGTGGGTCTGGGCCGCATTGGCCTGGAAGTGGCTCGCCGTGCACGCGCTTTCGGTATGGACCTGATCGGGTATGACCCATTTGTTGCGCCGGTGATTGCACGCGAAAACGGTGTGACGCTGGTCGACATTGACACCATCTTCAAGGGCAGCGACTACCTGACACTGCACGTGGGTCTGACGCCGCAGACGGAAGGCCTGATCAACAAGCACTCCATCGCCATCATGAAGAAGGGCATCCGCATTGTGAACTGCGCACGCGGTGAACTGATTGTGGATGACGCGCTGGCAGAGGGTCTGCAGGACGGCACCGTGGGCGGCGCTGCACTGGATGTTTTCCGGCAGGAGCCGCTGAAGGAATCGCCCTACTTCGGCATCAACAACATCATCCTGACGCCGCATCTGGGCGGATCGACGGACGAGGCACAGGAAGCCATCGGCATCCAGTTGGCTGAGCAGGTGAGCGCGTATCTGAAGGATGGCGTGGTGCAGAACGCGGTCAACGTGCCGTCGCTGTCGCGTGAAGAATACGTTGAAGTGGCGCCGTACATTGATCTGGCGCATCGACTGGGCACCTTCCTGGGACTTGCTACGCCCGGCAACCTGGAGAACATGGACATTGCCTATGCTGGCCGCATTGCCAGCGGCAAGACCGACCTGATTCGCAATGCCGTCATCAGCGGCGTGCTGAATGATTCGGACGTGAACAACATCAACGCGACCGCGATTGCCAACGAACGCGGCATCCGCGTACAGGAAGACAAGAAGGAATTCGCCAGCGGTGGTGCGGGTTCGGTGCTGAAGCTGACGCTGCACTCGGCCGAGGGCGATGCATCAGCCTCCGCCACTGTGCTGCACGGCAATGCTCCGCGCCTGTTGTCGCTGGATGGCATTGACATTGAAGCGCCGCTGACCGGCACGCTGCTGGTCTTCCGCAATCATGATGTGCCGGGCGTCATTGGCCGCATTGGCACCGTGATTGGCGAACACGGCGTGAACATTGCCAACTTCGCCCTGGGCCGCAGCGTTCGTTCGCAGCGTGTGCCGCAGGGACAGGCCATGGCCGTGGTGCAGATTGAAGCGTCGCCGGAGAAGGTTTCGGAACTCATCACTGCGCTGCGCAAGGTGGACGCGATTGCCAGCGTTCGCACCGTAGAACTCTCGTAA
- a CDS encoding RNA polymerase sigma factor has product MAQTETTLSPAEILTERRRIATGLRLQDPELLHELIDRYKHRLLRYLCSLTGRTDLAEDLFQETWIRVLERGHLYDDRGDFDAWLFTVARNRALDHFRRRSTVSLDEMMHPDDEGSAAFDPPAADLSPLEAFRLAEQACLLHATMDRLQPIHREVLQMHFYEDLTMREIAEKTGIHMPTVKSRLYRAIGFFEQFLREALTGSGVPATAALH; this is encoded by the coding sequence ATGGCCCAAACGGAAACAACCCTTTCCCCCGCCGAAATCCTTACCGAACGCCGCCGCATTGCCACAGGTCTCCGCCTCCAGGATCCGGAGCTGCTGCACGAATTGATTGACCGCTACAAACACCGCCTGTTGCGCTACCTGTGCAGCCTGACCGGCCGCACCGATCTGGCCGAAGACCTGTTCCAGGAAACGTGGATTCGCGTGCTGGAGCGTGGTCACCTGTATGACGACCGTGGCGACTTTGACGCCTGGCTGTTTACCGTGGCCCGCAACCGCGCGCTGGACCATTTCCGGCGCCGCAGCACGGTTTCCCTGGACGAGATGATGCATCCGGACGATGAAGGTTCCGCCGCATTTGACCCGCCCGCGGCCGATCTGTCGCCGCTGGAGGCCTTCCGGCTGGCCGAACAGGCCTGCCTGCTGCATGCCACGATGGACCGCCTGCAACCCATTCATCGGGAGGTGCTGCAGATGCATTTTTACGAGGACCTGACGATGCGCGAGATTGCCGAAAAGACCGGTATTCACATGCCGACGGTGAAATCCCGGCTGTATCGGGCGATTGGATTTTTTGAGCAGTTTTTGCGGGAGGCGCTGACAGGCAGCGGTGTGCCAGCAACCGCTGCATTGCACTAA
- a CDS encoding outer membrane lipoprotein carrier protein LolA gives MTFFARTTVAAAIVLSTFTAAHAANDPALDKTLRALDTASTKFQSAEADLRWDQFEKVVRETTSQFGSIYFIRKSGYTETGALLSPKAGSPPTKYLHFANGKGDMYDTISKKSTPFNAGQDKARAESFLTLGFGGSGKDLEKAWTITQQGTETVDGVPTAKLDLVPKDASVANMFTHITIWVDTTRGVSLKQLSYTPEGDTRTAYYTNIRYNTKVDTKKYAKK, from the coding sequence ATGACCTTTTTCGCACGTACAACTGTCGCAGCCGCCATTGTTCTGAGCACTTTCACTGCCGCGCATGCGGCCAATGATCCGGCACTGGATAAGACATTGCGCGCTCTGGATACTGCCTCCACGAAGTTCCAGAGCGCCGAGGCCGACCTGCGCTGGGACCAGTTTGAAAAAGTGGTGCGCGAAACGACCTCGCAGTTCGGTTCCATCTACTTCATTCGCAAGTCCGGCTATACAGAGACGGGAGCACTGCTTTCGCCAAAGGCAGGCTCGCCGCCTACGAAGTATCTGCACTTTGCCAATGGCAAGGGCGATATGTACGACACCATTTCCAAGAAGTCCACGCCCTTCAACGCCGGGCAGGACAAGGCTCGTGCGGAGAGCTTCCTAACGCTGGGTTTTGGCGGCAGTGGCAAGGACCTGGAGAAGGCGTGGACGATCACGCAGCAGGGCACTGAGACGGTGGACGGCGTGCCCACCGCGAAGCTGGACCTGGTACCGAAAGACGCGTCTGTGGCGAACATGTTTACGCACATCACGATCTGGGTGGATACAACGCGCGGCGTCTCGCTGAAGCAGCTTTCGTATACGCCCGAGGGCGACACGCGTACGGCGTATTACACGAACATCCGCTACAACACGAAGGTGGATACGAAAAAGTACGCGAAGAAGTAG
- a CDS encoding MarR family winged helix-turn-helix transcriptional regulator, whose product MLSQEMSRTPKTPPVEDKTPMEFLIALYGMFRQMSMAPGSRSLQKIRTTPQEGRALGWLNQRGPALMSELADFMDIPLSTATSLVNRLVEKKQVMRQRSEEDRRIVRVHLTPAGQRLSQRMLDVHLEASKLLMQKLGRDEQQTLIALLRKAGYNPPAKDVC is encoded by the coding sequence ATGCTGAGCCAAGAGATGTCGCGCACGCCGAAAACACCGCCCGTTGAAGACAAGACTCCCATGGAGTTCCTGATCGCCCTGTATGGCATGTTCCGGCAGATGTCGATGGCCCCGGGTTCGCGTTCACTGCAGAAGATCAGGACCACGCCGCAGGAAGGCCGCGCATTGGGCTGGCTCAACCAGCGTGGCCCCGCGCTCATGTCAGAACTGGCAGACTTCATGGATATCCCGCTCAGCACTGCCACCAGCCTGGTAAATCGCCTTGTGGAAAAGAAACAGGTCATGCGCCAGCGCTCTGAGGAAGACCGCCGCATCGTGCGCGTCCATCTCACACCTGCGGGGCAGCGCCTCAGCCAGCGCATGTTGGACGTTCATCTGGAAGCCAGCAAATTATTGATGCAAAAGCTTGGCCGGGACGAGCAGCAGACCCTCATCGCGCTGCTGCGAAAGGCTGGCTATAACCCGCCTGCCAAGGACGTTTGTTAG
- a CDS encoding threonine ammonia-lyase: MPATETDLAITLADVEAARERVRDAVYYTPCAFSHTLTELTGQQVHLKLENLQMTGAFKERGALNRISLLTPEQSQRGVIAASAGNHAQGVAYHATRRGIRSTIVMPEPTPMVKVNATRRFGANVILHGPNYDAAYAEARRLCDAEGLTFIHPFDDPEVIAGQGTIGLELLEQVDGLEAVIVPIGGGGLIGGIACAVKSRNPNIRVVGVQTSRLPSMKAAVEAGHPVTIDAATTIGDGIAVRRSGDITLPLVQRYVDEIVTVDEDEIAAAILVLLEREKTLAEGAGAAALAALLQKRTSLKNAKTAVLVGGGNIDVTLLSRIIERGLVQDGRLIRLRIHLLDRAGALQDLTTLIAKHGVNIVDTLYNRAYYGVNLGDTTIDITMETRGRDQVEELLNALTEGGYRHSRVL, from the coding sequence ATGCCAGCCACAGAGACTGATCTCGCCATCACACTTGCCGACGTAGAGGCCGCACGGGAACGCGTACGCGACGCCGTGTATTACACGCCCTGCGCCTTTTCACACACACTGACGGAACTGACCGGACAACAGGTTCACCTGAAACTGGAAAATCTGCAGATGACCGGCGCGTTCAAAGAGCGGGGTGCGCTGAACCGCATCTCGCTGCTGACGCCGGAACAATCGCAGCGCGGCGTGATTGCCGCATCAGCCGGAAACCATGCGCAGGGTGTGGCGTATCACGCGACGCGTCGGGGTATTCGTTCCACCATCGTGATGCCCGAACCAACGCCGATGGTGAAGGTGAACGCCACACGGCGGTTTGGCGCGAACGTGATTCTGCACGGGCCGAACTATGATGCCGCCTACGCCGAAGCTCGCAGGCTATGCGATGCCGAGGGGCTTACCTTCATTCATCCCTTCGATGATCCAGAAGTCATCGCCGGTCAAGGCACGATTGGCCTGGAGCTGCTGGAGCAGGTGGATGGGCTGGAAGCTGTGATCGTCCCCATTGGCGGTGGCGGCCTGATTGGCGGCATTGCCTGCGCGGTGAAGTCGCGCAACCCGAACATTCGCGTGGTGGGTGTGCAGACGTCGCGGCTGCCCAGCATGAAGGCCGCTGTGGAAGCGGGCCATCCCGTCACAATTGATGCTGCGACCACCATTGGCGACGGCATTGCCGTGCGCCGTAGCGGCGACATTACCCTGCCGCTGGTGCAGCGGTATGTGGATGAGATTGTCACGGTGGATGAAGACGAGATTGCTGCTGCGATCCTCGTCCTGCTGGAACGCGAAAAGACACTGGCCGAGGGTGCCGGTGCTGCTGCGCTGGCTGCGCTGCTGCAGAAACGAACGTCGCTGAAGAATGCGAAAACTGCCGTTCTGGTGGGCGGCGGCAATATCGACGTCACCCTGCTGAGCCGCATTATTGAACGCGGTCTGGTACAGGATGGACGTTTGATCCGGCTGCGTATTCACTTGCTGGATCGTGCGGGTGCTCTGCAGGACCTGACCACGCTGATTGCGAAACATGGCGTGAATATCGTCGATACGCTCTATAACCGCGCCTATTACGGCGTGAACCTGGGCGATACGACCATTGACATCACCATGGAAACGCGCGGACGTGACCAGGTGGAAGAGTTGCTGAATGCGTTGACCGAGGGTGGCTATCGCCACTCGCGGGTGCTGTAG
- a CDS encoding DHA2 family efflux MFS transporter permease subunit — translation MAATTITHHEAVWKPKHNPWLVAMTVTIATFMEVLDTSIANVALPHIAGSVGASQEEATWVLTSYLVASAVILPISGWISNRIGRKRFYMTCVVMFTVCSLLCGIAPTLPFLILARILQGLGGGGLAPSEQAILADTFPIEKRGQAFAMYGAAVVVAPAIGPTLGGWLTDNYNWHWIFFINLPFGLLSLYLSNRMVEDPPELVARTKRRDPVDFIGLISVALGVGLLEFTLDKGQEKDWFGSGEIQLTTALAVIILVFFVFWEWRHPDPIVDLKLLKNRNFGTAVFLQLVLGMVLFGSTVLIPQYLQTMLGYTAELAGKVLSPAGLVMMVMMAVAGRTLGKGDPRLTVMLGYLAVAAGLYNLTRLDLYSSFGTVTLWRMLQVIGLPFIFIPISTLNYVGVPREKSNQISSLSNFARNIGGSAGTALLTTYLARSAQVHMSNLGANITAGSYALQAYISRFAAATHMTYAQAQPLAMASAFGQMAQQATMIAYKNAFAMLAWVVMALSPLVWLMRLPPKNAKVDPEQMAGH, via the coding sequence ATGGCTGCAACGACCATAACTCATCACGAAGCGGTATGGAAACCGAAGCACAACCCGTGGCTGGTAGCCATGACGGTGACCATAGCCACCTTTATGGAGGTTCTGGATACCTCCATTGCGAACGTGGCCCTGCCGCACATCGCAGGCTCCGTAGGCGCTTCGCAGGAAGAGGCGACATGGGTGCTCACCAGCTATCTGGTCGCATCGGCCGTGATTCTTCCCATCTCCGGATGGATCTCCAACCGCATCGGGCGTAAGCGTTTTTACATGACCTGTGTGGTCATGTTCACGGTGTGCTCGCTGCTCTGCGGCATTGCTCCCACGCTGCCATTCCTCATCCTTGCGCGGATTCTTCAGGGCCTGGGCGGTGGTGGTTTGGCGCCCAGCGAACAGGCCATCCTGGCCGACACTTTCCCCATTGAAAAGCGCGGTCAGGCATTCGCCATGTACGGCGCGGCGGTCGTCGTTGCGCCCGCCATCGGCCCCACATTGGGCGGTTGGCTTACCGACAACTACAACTGGCACTGGATCTTCTTCATCAACCTGCCGTTCGGCCTGTTGTCGCTGTACCTGTCGAACCGCATGGTTGAGGACCCACCAGAACTGGTGGCGCGCACCAAGCGTCGAGACCCCGTGGACTTCATCGGCCTCATCAGTGTTGCCCTCGGCGTAGGTCTGCTGGAGTTCACACTGGATAAGGGCCAGGAAAAGGACTGGTTCGGCTCCGGTGAGATTCAGCTCACCACGGCGCTCGCCGTCATCATCCTCGTCTTCTTTGTCTTCTGGGAATGGCGTCATCCTGACCCCATTGTGGATTTGAAGCTGCTGAAGAACCGTAATTTCGGCACCGCTGTCTTCCTGCAACTGGTGCTCGGCATGGTGCTGTTCGGGTCAACCGTGCTCATCCCGCAGTATCTACAAACCATGCTTGGTTACACCGCAGAACTCGCAGGTAAAGTGCTCAGTCCTGCCGGCCTGGTCATGATGGTGATGATGGCGGTTGCAGGCAGGACGCTGGGCAAGGGTGATCCACGCCTAACGGTGATGCTCGGCTATCTCGCCGTCGCTGCGGGGCTGTACAACCTCACACGACTTGATCTTTACAGTTCATTCGGAACGGTCACACTGTGGCGCATGTTGCAGGTCATCGGCTTGCCGTTTATCTTCATCCCCATCTCCACGCTGAATTACGTGGGTGTGCCGCGCGAAAAGAGCAACCAGATTTCGTCCCTGTCGAACTTCGCTCGAAACATCGGCGGATCGGCGGGAACAGCCTTGCTTACTACGTACCTGGCGCGTTCGGCGCAGGTGCACATGAGCAACCTGGGCGCAAATATCACGGCAGGCAGCTACGCCTTGCAGGCCTACATCAGCCGCTTCGCCGCGGCCACACACATGACCTATGCGCAGGCACAACCGCTGGCTATGGCATCTGCCTTCGGGCAGATGGCGCAGCAGGCCACCATGATCGCCTACAAGAACGCCTTCGCCATGCTTGCATGGGTGGTCATGGCACTGTCGCCACTGGTGTGGCTCATGCGTCTGCCGCCCAAGAACGCCAAGGTGGACCCGGAACAGATGGCCGGTCACTGA
- a CDS encoding SDR family oxidoreductase — MAETTIALETPLPPRDLSHNPKRYLVLGATSGIAEATCRIWASEGANIFLVGRSEEKLRAMAGDLRVRGAAFVDIAAADLDRLEDHPGLLAHAITQLGGLDVAYLAFGILGEQPKAETDVAHAEQILHTNLTAPVSMLTWLANFCLKQGRGTLAVLSSVAGDRGRKSNYVYGASKAGLTAFVDGLRNRIDREGVAVLTIKPGPVKTAMTASMPGSEKFADVNAVAKDIANAIAKGEGGVMYVPAKWRPIMAVVRAIPDSVFKKLNL, encoded by the coding sequence ATGGCCGAGACGACAATCGCATTGGAAACACCCCTGCCGCCGCGTGATCTTTCGCATAACCCCAAGCGTTACCTGGTTTTAGGTGCCACCAGCGGCATCGCGGAAGCCACCTGCCGCATCTGGGCCTCAGAGGGAGCCAACATCTTCCTTGTAGGCCGTTCTGAAGAAAAACTACGCGCCATGGCGGGCGATCTCCGTGTTCGTGGAGCGGCGTTCGTCGATATCGCTGCCGCCGATCTGGATCGTCTCGAAGACCATCCCGGCCTGCTGGCCCATGCCATCACCCAACTCGGTGGTCTGGACGTGGCGTATCTTGCCTTCGGCATTCTGGGCGAACAACCCAAAGCCGAGACGGATGTGGCCCACGCCGAACAGATTCTGCACACCAATCTCACAGCCCCGGTCAGCATGCTCACATGGCTGGCTAACTTCTGCCTGAAGCAGGGGCGCGGCACGCTGGCGGTTCTGTCATCGGTCGCAGGTGACCGTGGACGCAAGAGCAATTATGTCTACGGCGCGTCTAAAGCCGGTCTGACAGCTTTCGTCGACGGCCTGCGCAACCGCATCGACCGCGAGGGGGTGGCGGTCCTCACCATCAAGCCCGGCCCGGTAAAGACAGCCATGACGGCGAGCATGCCCGGCAGCGAGAAGTTCGCCGATGTAAACGCCGTGGCAAAGGACATTGCCAATGCAATTGCCAAGGGTGAAGGCGGCGTCATGTACGTCCCCGCCAAGTGGCGCCCCATCATGGCCGTCGTCCGTGCCATCCCGGACTCCGTCTTCAAGAAGCTGAACCTCTGA
- a CDS encoding HEAT repeat domain-containing protein, whose protein sequence is MKCDEVKDQLILLAYDEIPEEDHAELQLHLRNCSDCQAEADAMAELTTLLAEQTRPEIPANLLAASRLRLDEALDEAAQSTWRMRLRNSLVGTWQHLYAAPALATLLVGVGFLSGNLLTRYQLATAPIPQPAVVSMNDAEGGVSNISGILPLPDADRVEVRYNRVVPMTIQGRLDDPQVRQLLTLAAQKGLNNDVRETSVDLLAKECVAGHRCEHGDGDRTGVRDALLVSLRYDKSPSVRLRALEGLQRFIGEDLRVRDAVLESLMHDSSADVRTHAIAMLEPVEGDTSVRQVLHTVSTQDDNPYIRNASMQALGNIDGIQ, encoded by the coding sequence ATGAAGTGCGATGAGGTAAAAGACCAACTGATTCTGCTGGCTTACGACGAGATCCCCGAAGAGGATCACGCGGAGCTTCAGCTGCATCTGCGGAATTGTAGCGATTGCCAGGCCGAGGCGGATGCCATGGCCGAGCTGACCACTCTTCTTGCCGAGCAGACCCGACCCGAGATTCCCGCCAACCTGCTGGCCGCCAGCCGACTGCGACTGGACGAAGCTCTGGACGAAGCAGCCCAGAGCACGTGGCGGATGCGCCTGCGAAACAGCCTGGTGGGTACATGGCAGCATCTGTATGCCGCGCCCGCTTTGGCGACTCTGCTGGTGGGCGTTGGGTTTCTAAGCGGCAACCTGCTCACACGTTATCAACTGGCCACCGCCCCGATTCCGCAGCCCGCCGTGGTCTCCATGAACGATGCGGAAGGTGGCGTGAGCAATATCAGCGGCATTCTTCCCCTGCCCGATGCCGACCGCGTGGAAGTTCGTTATAACCGCGTGGTTCCCATGACCATTCAGGGCCGTCTGGATGATCCGCAGGTGCGTCAACTGCTGACGCTGGCGGCGCAGAAGGGCCTGAACAATGACGTGCGCGAAACCAGCGTGGACCTGCTGGCGAAGGAATGTGTCGCGGGCCATCGTTGCGAACACGGTGATGGAGACCGGACCGGCGTGCGGGATGCGCTGCTGGTAAGCCTTCGCTATGACAAAAGTCCCTCAGTTCGTCTGCGCGCACTGGAAGGTCTGCAGCGCTTTATTGGCGAAGACCTGCGCGTGCGCGATGCCGTGCTGGAAAGCCTGATGCACGATTCCAGTGCCGATGTGCGCACACACGCCATTGCGATGCTGGAACCGGTAGAAGGCGATACCAGCGTACGGCAGGTGCTGCACACGGTTTCCACGCAGGACGATAACCCCTACATCCGCAATGCATCGATGCAGGCGCTGGGTAACATCGATGGCATTCAGTAA
- a CDS encoding PDZ domain-containing protein yields MAFSNLAAAAIFLSLLAAPVAQAQQVLVSSLETPPMYGGGAGGHSTPAQGYLGIMFHDVSDATYNSQHLKDKRGAEIVMVDHDGPAGKAGLREHDVVLSLNGTAVEGEEQLRKLLHDLQPSKTISLTVWRDGMERSVSATLSTREEVDRQARLQRWTVPNPDESAASTEPAPPPAAPKSSGVFGRSFMSGHLLPLLPIYTGATVDTMGAQLADYFGVKDGNGLLVHAVESNSPAAAAGLHAGDVITRMNGNRVNTEKDWTRALHEGKGKPITMTVVRDRKEQTLTMVSDGKKRSEVSEPKFGAESGPMLMMR; encoded by the coding sequence ATGGCATTCAGTAACCTGGCTGCGGCCGCGATTTTCCTCTCGTTGCTTGCGGCCCCGGTTGCACAAGCGCAGCAGGTGCTGGTGTCTTCATTGGAAACTCCACCCATGTATGGCGGCGGAGCCGGTGGTCACAGCACACCTGCGCAGGGTTACCTGGGCATCATGTTTCATGATGTTTCGGATGCCACGTACAACTCGCAACACCTGAAAGACAAACGCGGCGCAGAGATCGTGATGGTAGACCACGATGGTCCTGCCGGTAAGGCTGGTCTGCGCGAACACGATGTGGTGTTGAGCCTGAATGGCACGGCTGTTGAGGGCGAAGAGCAACTGCGCAAGTTGCTGCACGATCTGCAGCCGAGCAAAACGATTTCGCTTACCGTCTGGCGCGACGGTATGGAACGTTCTGTATCCGCTACGCTTTCGACTCGCGAAGAAGTGGATCGTCAGGCACGGTTGCAACGCTGGACTGTGCCCAATCCCGATGAAAGTGCGGCTTCTACGGAACCTGCTCCTCCACCGGCAGCGCCGAAGAGTAGCGGCGTCTTCGGTCGCTCGTTTATGTCGGGACATCTGTTACCGCTGTTGCCGATTTACACCGGCGCTACCGTGGACACCATGGGGGCACAGCTTGCGGATTACTTTGGCGTGAAGGATGGCAACGGCCTGCTGGTGCACGCAGTGGAAAGCAACAGCCCAGCTGCCGCTGCGGGACTACATGCAGGCGATGTGATTACGCGCATGAACGGCAACCGCGTGAATACCGAGAAGGACTGGACGCGCGCGCTGCATGAGGGCAAAGGCAAGCCCATCACCATGACCGTTGTACGCGATCGTAAGGAACAGACCCTGACGATGGTGTCCGACGGAAAGAAACGCAGCGAAGTCTCCGAACCGAAATTTGGCGCGGAGAGCGGACCAATGCTCATGATGCGGTAA
- a CDS encoding RNA polymerase sigma factor, translating into MGTQIVGSGLAAGTLSDPTVGSVFNTGGAIGPGVVAVESPAVAKVAAGRAGRAALTPAQMEARAQQRLEDDELIRQAQKGQRGAFDQLVRRYDGAVLRLALHMLGNEQDAQDVHQEAFLKAYRHLQNFRFECSFYTWLYRIVTNLCLDALRRRKSRREDPSIVTDSSGDTIDLMSSVSDDRAGANPDLELRRNTLNLRIQEALDQLTPRERTVFELKHYQGLKLRAIGEMLQTTEETAKNTLFRATRKLRANLADA; encoded by the coding sequence ATGGGTACACAGATTGTTGGCAGTGGTTTGGCGGCGGGTACTTTGAGCGACCCGACCGTAGGAAGTGTCTTCAACACGGGCGGTGCAATCGGACCGGGCGTGGTCGCGGTAGAATCGCCAGCAGTGGCGAAAGTAGCGGCAGGTCGGGCAGGACGAGCGGCGCTGACACCGGCGCAGATGGAAGCGCGGGCACAGCAGCGTCTGGAAGATGACGAGCTGATCCGGCAGGCCCAAAAAGGCCAGCGTGGCGCGTTTGACCAGCTTGTGCGGCGATACGACGGCGCGGTATTGCGGCTGGCGCTGCATATGCTGGGAAATGAACAAGATGCGCAGGACGTGCATCAGGAAGCGTTCCTGAAGGCATACCGCCATCTACAGAATTTTCGGTTTGAGTGCTCGTTTTATACGTGGCTGTACCGGATTGTGACGAACCTTTGCCTGGACGCGCTGCGTCGGCGTAAGAGCCGCCGCGAAGATCCGAGCATCGTCACCGACAGTTCGGGCGACACGATTGACCTGATGAGCAGCGTGAGTGACGACCGCGCCGGGGCCAACCCGGATCTGGAGTTGCGACGCAACACTTTGAACCTGCGCATTCAGGAAGCGCTGGATCAACTGACTCCGCGCGAGCGGACGGTGTTTGAACTGAAGCACTACCAGGGCCTGAAGCTTCGCGCCATTGGCGAGATGCTGCAGACCACGGAAGAGACGGCGAAGAACACACTCTTCCGAGCAACACGCAAGCTGCGCGCCAATCTGGCAGACGCATAA